One genomic window of Mucilaginibacter sp. SJ includes the following:
- a CDS encoding LiaI-LiaF-like domain-containing protein: MRSDKLVPGAILVLLGVVFLLDNFHVINFDWMNLLYLWPIFLIMGGISLVFAGNRSPLATILKLAVVIGCFALLVFGNFGKRYHFWPNAWTFHSDDYNNDNDDDDSDTTNTDQGVVKIGGDKTFKQEYNANIKHARLNISGGGTIYNLSDSTADLFNAQTQELYGKYTFSQSKDDSVYVLNLNLKNNKGFHFDSDDRKNNKADIKLNTNPVWDIDVTTGATDLNFDLSKFKIKSLSLKGGAASFDVKLGPPLTNTNVEVSTGASEVTIRVPKGVACRITSNTGLSSNEFEGFSKKSDNDYETDGFDAAKNRILIHMSGGISDFKVNRY, translated from the coding sequence ATGAGAAGCGATAAACTTGTTCCGGGCGCGATCCTGGTTTTGTTGGGAGTAGTGTTCCTGCTGGATAACTTCCACGTAATAAATTTCGACTGGATGAACCTCCTGTACCTATGGCCTATATTTTTAATAATGGGTGGTATCAGCCTGGTGTTTGCAGGTAACCGGTCGCCATTGGCTACTATCCTTAAGCTGGCGGTAGTAATAGGCTGCTTTGCATTGCTGGTATTTGGCAACTTTGGCAAGCGCTATCATTTTTGGCCAAATGCATGGACATTCCATAGCGATGATTATAACAATGACAATGATGACGACGACAGTGATACCACCAACACCGATCAGGGCGTAGTTAAAATAGGTGGCGATAAAACTTTTAAACAGGAGTATAATGCAAATATTAAACATGCCCGCCTTAACATCAGCGGCGGCGGTACCATATATAATTTAAGCGATAGTACTGCCGATTTGTTCAATGCCCAAACGCAGGAACTTTACGGTAAGTATACTTTTAGTCAAAGTAAGGATGATTCAGTATATGTGCTTAACCTTAATTTGAAAAATAATAAAGGCTTTCATTTTGACTCCGACGATCGCAAAAACAATAAGGCTGATATTAAATTAAACACCAATCCGGTATGGGATATTGACGTAACTACAGGTGCAACAGATTTAAATTTTGATCTTTCAAAATTCAAAATAAAAAGCCTATCTTTAAAGGGTGGTGCAGCATCGTTTGATGTGAAGCTTGGCCCCCCCCTTACCAACACAAATGTGGAGGTGTCAACTGGCGCGTCTGAGGTTACTATAAGGGTACCAAAGGGCGTTGCATGCCGTATCACCTCCAATACCGGCCTCTCCTCAAATGAGTTTGAGGGCTTCAGTAAAAAGAGTGATAACGACTACGAAACCGATGGCTTTGATGCCGCAAAAAACAGGATCCTGATCCATATGAGTGGTGGGATCTCTGATTTTAAAGTTAACCGATATTAA
- a CDS encoding SDR family oxidoreductase — MKNVLITGSTKGMGRSIAIAFANEGLNVAICSRNEQELLNFKDELEQFDAGVKVFAMKADGSNKAELLKFAAAAEAEFGFIDVVVNNLGTFIPSSILDDTDDTLQVQMNTNLMPAYELYRYFGKTMIKARKGHFFNICSVAAINPVPQAGSYSVTKYALLGLTKVMRLEMQEHGVKVTAVIPGSTLTDSWKDAVVDPNTMVLPEDIASAIINIYRMSPGANVDEIIIKPAPGQL; from the coding sequence ATGAAAAACGTACTCATCACCGGTTCAACTAAAGGCATGGGCCGCTCAATTGCAATTGCTTTTGCTAATGAAGGATTAAACGTGGCAATTTGTTCGCGGAATGAGCAAGAATTATTGAATTTTAAAGATGAGCTTGAACAATTTGATGCCGGGGTAAAAGTTTTCGCTATGAAGGCCGATGGCAGCAATAAAGCCGAACTGTTGAAATTTGCAGCTGCAGCGGAAGCTGAATTTGGCTTTATTGATGTTGTAGTAAATAATTTAGGGACGTTTATCCCCTCGAGCATACTGGACGATACCGATGATACCTTGCAGGTACAGATGAATACCAACCTGATGCCGGCCTATGAGTTGTACCGCTATTTTGGTAAAACCATGATAAAGGCACGTAAAGGCCACTTTTTTAATATATGTTCGGTAGCCGCCATAAATCCTGTACCACAAGCCGGTAGTTATAGTGTAACAAAGTATGCGCTGTTAGGTCTAACAAAAGTAATGAGGCTCGAGATGCAGGAGCATGGTGTAAAAGTTACCGCCGTAATACCGGGATCAACGTTAACGGATTCATGGAAAGACGCGGTGGTTGACCCAAATACCATGGTGCTGCCCGAAGACATAGCATCGGCAATCATCAATATTTACAGGATGAGCCCCGGCGCCAATGTCGACGAAATCATCATAAAACCTGCGCCGGGCCAGTTATGA
- a CDS encoding PspC domain-containing protein, protein MEKKLHRDEHRKVIGGVCAGLAEHFGTDVAVIRAIFLVTLILKGFSLPIYIVLWIVLPKKGFDFTPGVDYRVPPQDNPFTDASQSGPFYDPKFANRPFNPPPFVNPPKKQASTVGLIFGVAMIFLGSIFLLNELDLMPDWDFESLWPVMLVGAGIALIISGVKKQPWEKQSWHANEVTDAPKTEPVKEETETKDTPPTI, encoded by the coding sequence ATGGAAAAGAAACTTCATCGTGACGAGCATCGAAAGGTAATAGGCGGTGTTTGCGCAGGCCTTGCCGAGCATTTCGGCACGGATGTGGCAGTAATCAGGGCTATATTTTTAGTAACCCTTATTTTAAAAGGCTTTAGCTTACCTATATATATAGTACTGTGGATAGTGCTGCCTAAAAAAGGCTTTGACTTTACCCCCGGCGTTGACTACAGGGTGCCTCCCCAGGATAATCCTTTTACAGATGCATCGCAATCGGGGCCATTTTACGACCCGAAATTTGCCAATCGGCCTTTTAATCCTCCGCCATTTGTAAATCCTCCTAAAAAGCAGGCTTCAACAGTTGGGTTAATATTTGGCGTGGCGATGATCTTTTTGGGTTCGATATTCCTGCTTAACGAGCTTGACCTGATGCCCGACTGGGATTTTGAAAGCCTTTGGCCCGTTATGCTGGTAGGCGCTGGTATTGCCCTAATAATTTCGGGCGTAAAAAAACAGCCATGGGAAAAACAAAGCTGGCATGCTAACGAGGTAACCGATGCCCCCAAAACAGAGCCTGTTAAAGAAGAAACAGAAACTAAAGATACACCTCCAACTATATAA